The nucleotide window GTGATTGGGAAGTGGCATCTCGGGTTGGGCAAACCGGGAAAGGGCCCCGATTGGAATGGCAAGATCGCGCCGGGTCCGCTGGAAATTGGCTTTGATCACTGCCTGCTGCTGCCCACAACCAATGATCGCGTTCCTCAGGTTTACGTACGCGACCATCACGTCGACAACCTTAACCCCAGCGACCCACTATGGGTGGGAAACAAGAAACCCAGCGACGATCATCCGACCGTTGCCAACAACAAAGACAAGTTGCGGTTCCAATCCATGCGAGGCCATCGCGACACGTTTTACAACGGCGTCGGTCGGATCGGTTTTTACACCGGAGGCCACTCGGCGCGGTTTCGTGATGAAGACCTGGCCGATCGCTGGGTCGATGCGTCGAAACGCTGGATCAATGACCACAAAGACGAGCCGTTCTTTCTGTTTTTCAGCTCGCATGACATCCACGCACCGAGGATCACTCACGAGCGGTTTCAGGGAACAACGTCGCTGGGTCCGCGTGGTGACATGATTGCCGAACTGGACTGGAGCGTTGGTGAGCTGGTCGATCACGTCGACAAGCTCGGTTTGACGGAGCAGACGTTGTTTGTGTTCTGCAGCGACAACGGCCCGGTTCTGAACGACGACTACATCGACGGTTCGGTCAAAATGCTTGGCGACCATGATCCCAATGGTCCGTTCCGCGGTGGGAAGTACAACGTTTTTGAAGGCGGCACGCGAACGCCGTTCATCACTCGGATGCCGGGCACGGTTCCGGTCGGTGTCAACGATCAAATGGTTTGCACGATCGATTTAGCAGCCAGCATGGCGGCGATGTTGAACCAGTCGGGCGATACGTTCATCGACAGCGAGAATGTGATGGACGCGTTGCTGGGGAAACCCAATGCCAAGGGGCGCGATGCTCTGGTTCAACAAGCCAATGGCGGCTGGGGTGGATTCGCTTACCGCGAAGGTCGATGGAAAATAGCCCGCAATAAAGGTGGTGCCGCGTACAACGCGCACCTGCGACTGAAAAACTCTCTGGTACCAGAACTCGCGTTGTATGACCTTCAGGAAGATCCCGGCGAATCGAACGATTTGAGTGGGCAGAAGCCTGAACTGACCGAGCGGCTCAACGCACAAATGGAAGCCATCATGCA belongs to Crateriforma spongiae and includes:
- a CDS encoding sulfatase family protein, whose amino-acid sequence is MILADDLGYGDVSCYGGKGVQTPNIDRLAAEGTRFTNGYCSASTCTPTRYSLLTGVYAFRTPGTGIAPPNQPALIPAGTPTLASVMQDAGYATAVIGKWHLGLGKPGKGPDWNGKIAPGPLEIGFDHCLLLPTTNDRVPQVYVRDHHVDNLNPSDPLWVGNKKPSDDHPTVANNKDKLRFQSMRGHRDTFYNGVGRIGFYTGGHSARFRDEDLADRWVDASKRWINDHKDEPFFLFFSSHDIHAPRITHERFQGTTSLGPRGDMIAELDWSVGELVDHVDKLGLTEQTLFVFCSDNGPVLNDDYIDGSVKMLGDHDPNGPFRGGKYNVFEGGTRTPFITRMPGTVPVGVNDQMVCTIDLAASMAAMLNQSGDTFIDSENVMDALLGKPNAKGRDALVQQANGGWGGFAYREGRWKIARNKGGAAYNAHLRLKNSLVPELALYDLQEDPGESNDLSGQKPELTERLNAQMEAIMQRRP